TATTTTTAGATACCATCTAATTCATACCTAATATTTGCCACGGCCGAGAAcactaaaataaagaaaatttcTCCACCAAATACTCATCCAAATAAAGGAGATACTTAGCCTCCGCAAACCTCACCTTTACAAACATCCTTTTAAAACCTTTAAAAGATGACTTATATAAACTAAACACAATACGATTCAGAGCACGGCTTAGAATTACCCACACACTCCTTTTTACTCTCTTTGATTGAAATAGAGCAAAGAACACTTCTAATGATGATTCCTCTTCTAGATAACTTATCAAAATTTCAAACGCCTTAAAAAATGTTCAGGAATTAGGGTGCAATACACCACATTCAAAAGTGgtaaaagaaaatttaattCCCAACTCCACAAACAAACAGGTatccataaaaaaatattcatatcCCTCTTCTCTATGACACACATAGGTCAAAAGCACAACAAGAGATAAATTCCACTTTAACATTTTCTCCTCCCTCACCCCGCTCAAATGATTCTCTTCTCCCTaccttctcttttcctttcttcttcttttttcctttgtgtgattctcttctccctcttatctgatatctttttttattattttataattttttttaattaggaataatttagtaataaaatttaaaatttaaataaaaaatataattttaaaatcaagttataccttagaaataattttgtataaaaaaaattaaagacaaaaatttttttcgacATATACTTTAAAGACTAAAATCGTACTTAATCCTAAAATTATCTATTATTCTCTATTTACACTTTTTTCGCTTCTCTTCTCTTTCCCGAAAACAATTTATAGAATTCGGTTACATTTTACAAATCTAACTGCGGAAAGTTTCCTCATAACTTCGGTGGATCTTACATGACGTGCTTTAAAAAACGAGTGTGTTTTATTAGTGGGTTGGTGGGTCTCGTGTTTAATTAGCTGCACTTGCACTGCACcagtatttttaatttcaaaagaataaaatacTAATGTCTATCAGTCTACgaatatagatatatataccAGTATTATTTTACAATATCTTAAATCTCGAAAATTACAAAATTGTATGAATATTATACTCAAGTTGCCATTGCATCCCATGTGGCTATAATTTTTGCCACCACATTTTTACCTATAAATAGTTTTACTCAACTCAAACAGAATAGAATTATTTCTCCTAAGAGCGTATCTACGATGTcgacaaaaaaaaatgaaaaaaatatacaagATTTTGATCGTAGTagttcatcaaaattaaatattctTATTAGTATGGCAACacataaatttttctaccatcttaatttaagataaataactTAACAACTTCTTTAGAAGTTAGAAATGAAAAGTGAGGTAACTTTCCTTCCATATTGCTGAACAACTACAATTAACCACCATGAGCagttttatatatattgttgCTACTATTTTTGCAGAAAAAGTGTTTctgttattaattaaataaaaatgtggCTTAACAGGCACCGTGCTGGTGAAAATAACGATGGGTCCTTCGCGTATCATGCAAGTAATCTCACATTGGAGTCTCaaaataggtttaattattatgttggttcttataattttattaaatttgtaattaagtctctattttttttattgaattcttacgttacttttaattttataattaggtcATTTATAGTGTAAAAAATACTACagttaattgaatatttttttgcaaattaaaaatattcgtaattaaaaatctaattagatatattctgttaattttaatattttttatataaaaatgacctaattacaaaattaaaaacaatgtagagattcaatttaaaaaatataaaaatttaattaaaaatttaataaaactataaaGACCTACCAGAATAATTACACCCTCAAATTACTATATAAACAATCCAAGAGAGTGAGAATTAGTGAGTATCTGGGTGAGTGAAACTTAGAGGGCAGATGGGTTGGGCTATTGCTCTACATGGCGGAGCCGGCGACTTCCCACTCTCATTAACGCTGGGGAGCCGCCGGCCTCGAGAGGAGGCCCTCCACCACTGCTTACAAATTGGGATGGAGGCCCTTAAAGCCAAGAAGCCTCCCTTGGATGTTGTGGAGCTTGTGGTAAGATTCAAACCACTTACCCTTTAAgtaaaaatttctaatagtgCCAATGCTAAAATCATAGACCTTTTAAGATGCTTAGTGCAATGAAATTTGTGTATTTTAGGTTCGTGAATTGGAGAATATTCCACAGTTCAATGCTGGAAAGGGATCTGTCTTGACAAACAAAGGCACTGTTGAAATGGAAGCTTCAATCATGGATGGAAGGACAAAGAATTGTGGAGCAGTTTCTGGGCTCAAAACAGTTGTCAATGCTGTTTCTTTAGCTAGATTGGTTATGGAGAAGACTCCTCATGTATATCTAGCATTTCATGGAGCTGAGGAATTTGCAAAAGAACAAGTGAGTTTTAGTGGAATCTTTTACATATTTTTAGAATCTAAAATCTCATTCCTTATTTGAATAGTTATAGCTTGTGTCTCATCTTTTACTAATGTCCATGGCatccttattttatttatcaggGCGTTGAAACTGCAGACTCAAGCCATTTTATTACTGCAGAAAATGTAGAAAGACTAAAGCAGGCAAAAGAAGCGCACAGGGTTCAGGTAAATATAGAAGTTAATTTTGATGTAACGCTACGTCAGACAAAATAACTATCTTTCACGTTGACCGTGTGACTGGCATAAAAAAACGAATAAGATTGAACAattgtgtaaaatattttatagtgtcggtatattaaaattaaactcagtAGTTAACAAGAAAGATtgtttattcttaaaaaatttgTATGTTTACATATCTCTATGTTTTGTGATTCACAATATTTAGATTGATTATACCCAACCCCTCCAAAATGGTACCAAAGAGGAAACATCAAATAGTAACGGAGAAGTTCAACTTGGAACTGTTGGTTGTGTGGCTGTTGATAGTTATGGTAATCTAGCTTCGGCAACATCCACCGGAGGACTAGTAAACAAAAGGGTTGGTAGAGTTGGTGACTCGCCCATCATTGGTGCCGGCACATACGCCAATGAGCTCTGTGCCGTTTCAGTTACTGGCGAAGGCGAAGCAATACTGCGTGCCACGGTTGCAAGAGATGTTGCAGCCATGATGGAGTTCAAAGGTGTTTCTCTTGAGGAGGCTGCTAGCTATGTTATCCATGAATGCATGCCAAAAGGCACCGCCGGTTTGGTTGCTGTGTCCGCTGCCGGAGAAGTTGCAATGCCTTATAACACGACGGGCATGTTTCGGGCATGCGCTACAGAAGATGGTTATTCAGAGGTTGCAATTTGGTCTGCTTCCTAAGTGGTGCGAGTAAGGAACACagtaattttatgatataattatTATGCTCCAAATTTTGGCAACCTAAGTATGAGATTTCAGTGTATTTCTTCCTCGCATAATTTCGGATTAAGATGTTCATTTAGAAAAATAATGCAATTTGAATGCGATTGCCATATTATCCAGCTTTCTTCGATGACTGTATTCAGTCAAAAGACTTATAGAgcaataaatattaattgagTAAACATCTAAATTGACAGTTAAGAAATTTCAAATCAAACACCTTGATTCCCAATAAATTTGTATTGCTTTAGAAGTTTCTGAAAATTATCTATCAACCGAATTGGTCTCTGAAGGAAACTAAATTGTcttatcataatttttttgaatatctaattattttataataaaatttattaaaaacttatttatctagtatacatattaaaattttcattaaaagcaacagaaaaattaatttgtctaacaGAAATAGTTCTTG
This sequence is a window from Arachis stenosperma cultivar V10309 chromosome 10, arast.V10309.gnm1.PFL2, whole genome shotgun sequence. Protein-coding genes within it:
- the LOC130956540 gene encoding isoaspartyl peptidase/L-asparaginase-like; protein product: MGWAIALHGGAGDFPLSLTLGSRRPREEALHHCLQIGMEALKAKKPPLDVVELVVRELENIPQFNAGKGSVLTNKGTVEMEASIMDGRTKNCGAVSGLKTVVNAVSLARLVMEKTPHVYLAFHGAEEFAKEQGVETADSSHFITAENVERLKQAKEAHRVQIDYTQPLQNGTKEETSNSNGEVQLGTVGCVAVDSYGNLASATSTGGLVNKRVGRVGDSPIIGAGTYANELCAVSVTGEGEAILRATVARDVAAMMEFKGVSLEEAASYVIHECMPKGTAGLVAVSAAGEVAMPYNTTGMFRACATEDGYSEVAIWSAS